Below is a genomic region from Osmia bicornis bicornis chromosome 3, iOsmBic2.1, whole genome shotgun sequence.
AATTGGAGCATTACATTTGTGTACCTGTACACGTGTTTGGTAAACTTTGTCGTgagttttaataaaaatggcaTGAATTAAGATTAATAATGTCAGACATTAGTAATTCGGGTCAGACGTAATTTGGGAAGCATGATAGTGAACGATAAATATAGCATGCGTGAGTTTGCGTATGAGCTACTACGTAGCTGTCTACTCAACCGAATTATACAGAAGTACATACATATTAGTGTGCGATGGATTATGGTTGTCGTTGCTTTTCTTCATCACTTCATTACGAAATTGCGCTTCTTTTGTGAATTTACATAGATATCTATTAAACACATAACGAAAACGCATTCTTTTAAGCGAATTTGGTTGATGAAGAATGGAAAAGTAAACAATGAAATCATAAGTAACATCGAAAATTTCACCTGCATATTTTAAGCACTtataagagagaaaaaaaaatcagaaatCGACGGAATAATAACTTAAACTTAATTACCTGTTTCTTCTTCATATACGATCACAGCATCTCTAATCTGGATTACAAACTTTCGTCCGATACATTGCGTAGAAATTCTGTTGAACGACGTTTCGAACACATCCCCGGTCATCGGCTATTTTTTGTCCATCGCGAACACTCTCGACTATCATTTTCAAGCTATTTTCGTTCAACTATCGCGAAAATGTTTAGTTGGTATTTCGTAAGTCAATGTCGTTCCTTACCTccgaatttaataatttctctCGCCCGAAATACCAAGATTTTTATCGttcaaattgcaaaattacGTTTCAGGTCGCAACGTTGACACGCCTCACGAAAGAATTGATTTTCTCCTTTCGTAGGTTAGGCTCTATTCAACATATACATACGTATACCGCATGATACCgtagttcaccagagtccataactgcgattCCCACtgcgcaggttggaagatggtgggggaacgcagcgagctctctgctaatcgctttccacatcgtttgggagtatcgccaatcagggtgAAGATGCGTACTGGAGATGCGCAAAGAACGAAAATAGGTCTTTTCGCGAGTTATGGcaagttatggactctggtgaactgcggtatacatatatatatattatatgtatctATACACACACCGCGTACTTATTTTAGCGACAATTTCAAAGTGGccaattttatattacaaatacgGAGATCAACCATAATTGATTAGTAATTAttcgttaattttattcgatTTATTTACGTTTTTTGATAACATATCAAGTAAAATGTTACTTTATTCTTGACTTTGTAAGAAAATCACATGTATTGCATGCCAAATAAATAAACatgtttaattataatattatacttGTTTTATacagataattatttaatctcacgcaataaattaatttaatcatttataatttctgtTGCTCCTGATAGATAGCACGAACATtcgattttaaaatttaatttaataagtgGTTATTcacataattattttttgaaaggAAACtccaaaaaatataattgaatgAACATATTTATTCTTTATCCATATTACTTATTTTTTACCCCAAACATTCAAAAagtatttcataaaattccTTTAAAATCAGTCACTGACaatcattaataataattattaaatgtaacatTATATCGATTGCTGTCTGTTTTataaagaaaacaatttttctttgaacTTATAAGAACTTTTAATTcagataaaatgataaaaacaaaaatcaaaaagGTACTCCATACATGgagaatatattttattaatacacgtatgaatagaaaatttctattttatggATATTATCTGACGCCTGATTAAGAATGTATTAagttaaattttcaatgatGAACTTCTTTTAATACTGAAAGCTATCTAAATCTTTTCTAAATCTTTTGTATCGTTAAGTAGTTGAGTAGCAGGATCGGTAAGAGGAACGTAGGAAACTTGCATTAGCTTTTTCTTTGAGATCGTGCCATCGATATTTTTATCTACCTGAAGCAGATCTTGAAGTCTCCGAAAACCTTCTATAGTAACAACTGGACATATTAGTCGTCCACCAGGAGCCAATTGGTCTATCAACTAAAATACACGACGATACAATTTGTTTTTCAGTGATTAAACcatgtaaaaattcatttataaaatctaTTTCACCTGCTCTGGTAAAACATCTGCTGCCGCTCCAACGTGTATCGCGTTGTAAGGGCCGTCAGCAGCACGTCCCAATCTGCCATCTCCCACTAGGTGCATTTATAATGACCTGTTGTTAGACTTCGGTCTATCTTTTATGTAATGCACAGCAATGTCACGCAGTTGGTGGATACAGTCCTGTTTCATTCTTCGTAGCAAGGTACATACCTACTCCACGTGGGTGGATCACGAgtgtctttttttttatttgaacatATCTATGTTATATTCAGACTTTTGAATACGtagctttttttttaatattgtatgtacatacgtaaaaaaaaaataaaaaaatgatttacaaTTTTCGATTTGCAATAAtgtctctttcttttctccgACACCAACTAACCGTGAATAAAAAGTGCAACATGTTTATAGTTTATATTCTTACCTATGAATTTAACACGTCCTTCCTTGAGGAAATGCGTACAATCTTCGCGTACATTTTTCGTTGCCATTTCTATCAGTTCAGGAATGTGATCGATACCGATCACATGACCGCGTGAACCCACCATATATCCCATGCAAGCTGACAAATAACCAGATCCAGAACCAACATCCAATGCTTTAGCTCCATCAAACAGTTGGTCGGACAAAATAGACAAAGCATACGCATGCTGCAAATCATACATTATCTTTATTACCTACTAATACTGTTTTCAATCAACTAAGCTAACAATTTTTCCACACAATTTTGCCTGCTTTGTGAATACTAAATGAATACTGAATGAACATACAAATGTAATGGATCAATATGGatagttttaattattcattgatctaattaaaataaatagcAATTAAATACCAACCATGTGGGGAGCACTAATTGTAACATTGTAACCAATGTTTCTTGGTCGGTCAAGATAAGGATCTGGTTCGTGGCAATACTTTGCTCTGTCGACAGCAAGCATTGCAGCTTCTGCTCTATCTGTTGTCAAGATACCTGCAtctgtaatataatttttgatAAGCTACAAAATAAAGGACATAATTTAAAACAGTATTGTACACTAAGTTTCACCTTTTAGTTTAGATACCATCTCTTGATTTGTAGTACCACTGCAGTGCCATGCCATGTTTCACGCAAAGTATAATGTTGAACAAAGAATCTGATTAACTACCTgtcaaatgaaaatatgtacaCCAAGTTAAATACATGTAAcagttataattaaaaaattcgatTAATTCTGTGAATTCATAAATGCATAATATATATCAGATGGCTCGAGTAAATGCATAGCCTGAACGTTACACAAGCAGGACGTTACGTGATACTTTCTAAATAAACCGAATCCATCGAATCACATGTTTTAGCACTTGAacttattttaaaaaagattTCATTATTGTATAAACAAAGTTAATATTACCAACGTTTGTTAGCCTAATAATATGGCCATGACACATAAAGAATTAGTTTGTAACAACGATTATAACGAAATCTAtttttgatatatttatattaattcgtCTCCATTATCCGATGGCATTTATACAAACGATGCCACTGTTTTTATTACGAATACTTATTAAAttcgaagaatatttttactaGGTTAAATATGTACCTGTTTACAGTAGTGTGGCTCCGAGAAATTGCAAGAAATACGTTTGcacatatacacatacatatgttATACGTATACACGTTGCCGCTACATCCCCCATCtataatatatacacataAGTGTATATACCTTCATACAGTAGGTTTCTCtgggaaaagaaaattgatcaAACATCATgctaataataatgatatcgttaacGTTCGGAACATTTATTGttacatatgtatttaacaaaatacaaatgcaatttttccatttattttttctcaGTTTTCTGactttgttaatttaaaattaagttGGAAAAGTTTGGCTGAAAGCTATAATCAGAATCCAATGAGTCGTTTTAGGTATCTATTCGAATTTTACTTATTATTCAGGAATTGCAACATGCACTAATGGTATCGTGGTATCATCACCTGACTAATAGGAATAAGCGTATCTACGTTAAAAATTAGAACACGTAGGAACGTATAAATTAACTTGAAGGCATAAGTCATAAGAGTCATAAATTAGCGTTACACCAAGAGTCGGTAAAATAGACTATGTGATAAATCCATCAAGTACGTTCGATTACGTTGAGGTAACAGTAgtgaaatgattttaattgGGAGTATTAGGATTGCAATACGAGTAAAAAAATCGATATTTAAGAGAACAATGAAATCTCAGGTAGAAACCGAAATTGATTTCTATTTAGATTCGCAAAGAGCAACGATACAAGAAAGGTAAGAAACATGGGGAGGAAAGAAAGTTTGATGGGGCTGATAAAGTGATTTTCGATTTTGCGGGTGTTTGTTGAGTACTTAAAACTAGAGACACTAAACGTGACAGAAGATAAGAATGGCAGATTCGATTCGCTCGAGTTTGGTAATGATTGGTATAAATTGAAGGAAGAATCGAATCTTTGGTCATAGAACAATCGGGGAGaacgaaaaaggaaaatagtTAAATCGCTGACGAAAGTCGGAAAAAGAAAGGGTGAAAGtgcgaaataaaaaatgacagAGGGAAAGAAAGGTGTCGTACCAGGAAGGTTTCGACAGCTATTTGTAGCGTTGGTCGGTAAGTTCTTTGGTAAAATCAGCTACGACTCGAATCGTTACAGCTagtttgtctttttttttatttccttttctttcttttagcGAACATTTCGACTTTTTCGTTTGGAACGATGGTCGGTTGGATGTCACCGTCGATACCGCAATTACAAAGCGACAATCCTCCCGTGGGTAACGAACCGATGACAGACGAAGCCGCGTCCTGGTTGACAGGGATCATGTGTCTATCGGCAGCTTTCGTCAGCTTGATAGTCGGTGTGATAGCGAACAGATACGGACGTAAAGTAGCCGGTTGTCTGATGGGTTTGCCCCTTTGTTCCACCTGGTTGTGTACCATCTTTGCAAGTACTCACATGCATTTGTTTATCGCGCGTTTCTTCTCGGGGATGAGTGGTGGGATGGCTTTGTTTTTGATACCGCTCTACGTGTCCGAAATCGGTAGCGATGAAATTCGCGGTATGCTAGGCAGCCTGTTGGTATTTCTTTTGAACGGTGGTCTTTTATTGGGTTACATACTCGGCGCGGTGCTCTCCTATCGCGTATTCACGATCAGCATGCTCGTATGGCCGTTACTTTATATCTTGTTCTTCGTGTTTGTACCGGAGTCACCCGTGTACTTGTTGCGACGTAATCGTCTGGACGATGCTGCAAGGTGAGCAATGAATTTATCTAATCGATCGTTACCATtatcttttaataaaattcgtACGATTTAGTTTCGAATTTCGTATTTCTGGCAGATCCCTAAGCTGGCTAAGAGGAGGGGATAAGTTGACAGCAGAGCGGGAGATGGTACGTCTGCAACTGGAAGCAAAAGAGCGAAACGTTACGGGAAGATCGATCAAACTGTCGGATTTGTTTCGAGATCGAGCGACGACGAAGGGACTGTTGATCGTACTGGGGCTGTTCGCTGGTCAACAATTAGCTGGAATAATCGCGAtggtaaaaaaggaaaaggattACTACGATCAGTGGCGGCTCGCGTATAGGCACTGTGTAACTGcataacatttaatataatgagtCCTTTTTTCTgtaattctttctttatacttGTACAATATACAATAATTCTTAAGCTTAAGCTTAATGTCAGTAGCCATCCCCCAGTTTAtgaaaaagatacaaaaatctTTGTATGGAACTGTGCGCTTCACAGTTCCAGCGGCATGGTGACTgcgtgcgcatgcgcacatagAAAGCTGCGCGCGACGCTGCGCAGTAGAGAGAGCACTCTCGCTCCCGCAGCGCtgcttttttaaaacaaaggcTAAAAATTTTCTGGAGCAGCACCCCCACTAATTTTACCTACGAGCCGCCACTGGCTACAATCAATATGTACCGTATTTTgattatttaacccttttcattttttcgcaGATAAGCTATACGGAAACTATATTCAGAATCGCTGGAAGTTCATTGTCTCCGAACGGCTCAGCGATTATCGTCGGGGTCATTCAAGTATTCGGCTCCTGCTTATCTACCGCGTTCATGGAAAGAATCGGTAGAAGACCGTTGTTTCTAACATCTGCCGCGGGAATGGGTGTTTGTCACTTCGTAATCGGAATCTTCTGTTACCTGAAAACGCTCGAATATGACGTTGCCAGTTTCAGTTGGATTCCCGTCGTAGCTTTGTCCGTTTTTATGATTACCTATGCATTGGGATTAGGACCAGGACCGTATGTGATAGCTGCCGACATACTCAGTCAAGACATATCCAGTTTAGTCACTACCATTGGAATGTTCTTCGCGTGGAGCATGGCGTTCATTGTCGCTAAACTGTTTCCGACCTGCGTCAGCCTGTTGGACGTGCACGGTTGCTTCTTCCTACTGGCTACCTTTTGCGCGGCTACGTTCGTTTTCATCTTCACTATCCTTCCAGAAACGAAAGGTCAACCTCGCCAACTAATTTTGGATCGACTTAACGGAAGGGtgaataaaaaacaatatGTTTTGTCGAGCAACATTATCGGAAAAAACATGTCGCCATCCGAATCGATTTGAGGATTCATCTCTCATCATCAGCAGCGAATGTGTATGTATGGTTTCGTAAATCGATAGAGGACTATTCGATGTTTAATAGTCCCCTTGTCACAGTTTCTAGTCATATTGGACTATTGGGTGACCAATAGAACGAAGCGTTTCTATTCAAATAAAGTGGGTTAGCAAAtatataagaaagaaaatgaaaaaggaaactGTTCGTTACCATTTTCAAAAAGTTGTCAAAAGTTCATTTCAATGATTATTTCTCCGATATTGTCTCGTCATCACGTTAGAAGAGAATTCTTAATCATCGTCTAATCGTTGTCGTACACTCTTATTGccaatttttcgttttttaaagGTAGTCGGTCGCCTATCTTCGTCACTGTCTCCAGTGTCGATCTGCGTAATGGTTTTCTCTTTGAACGTTCTCTGGGAAACGGGTTGTTCCGTTTTCTCGAAGACAGGTAACTGCAGTTGCTTCTGTTGTGGCAACTGTAAATCCACCGGTTTCGTTTCTCTGAAAATAACAGCGTCTCAACACGGTTTCGACTTAATCAAAGTATCCACCCTTCGAATACTTACATCTTCCGAACGGTTCGCCAAGGACCGTAGGGATGTGACTTTTCAGGAATACTGTAGTCCCTTCTGTATGGTCGGCTTTCTTCTTCGATTGTTGCTGACGTTGTTATCGCGTTTTGATCGTCTTCGGTAGGTACCGAGCATGCTCGAACTGCGCTCGCTTTCCTTAATTCTTTCAGCCTCTCCCTTTCGGCATTGGCTCGTTTCTCCTCGAGAATTTCCGCGTTTGCAACTGCTTCTTCTATTTCCAATTGCTTCAACAATTCCTCTTGAATAGCTTGTTCTttcgcttcttcttcttgctcCGCGAACGTCATGTATCCCTCTTCAGGGGGTTCCCACACAGACTCTGATGCAAAGTAATATACGcattgataatgatgatggtGATGATGATTGGAACGCGTCAAGTGAAACATGGGGTAGGCAGGAATCGAATTCGATATCCTTCAAGATCCTCTGTTACGAGGGTCTCAAGGTTACAACCTCATCCTAGATAGCACTAATAGTAAACCCACCGTTGGTTTCGATGTTCCAATAGTAAGTGTATCCTTCGGGACTTTGAGCCTCGTACCAAAGCTTGTGGACGGGTTTCGTGGGACGATCTTCTTCAACaatcttttttcctttccctttccctttGCCCCCTTTGCCTTTTCCTTGGCCCTTGTTCTCGCTTTTTTGTTGATGCCTGGTATGATGCGTCGTCGTCGTGCTTCTCGACAGAATTGGATCGCACGGGTCGATTTCCTGAGAAAACTAAAACGTTTCGATGTATCTCGGAGAAATTCGATTTCCAAGCTTCTCTTCTCGAACGATTGCCGAACGATTCGTTTTCTTTCGTGGGCTAAAATTCTTACCTGTTGATTATTGGCTGTTGACGCGCGATTGAAATTCGCCGCCTGCAAGAAAGTTTCGCACGAAAAATGTTCATTTTGTATTCTGTTTGCAATCAACGTTTAGATGGTACAAATAACGCATTTAGATACACACATCTTTCTTGTCCGTTTTATTCATCTTTTCCTTGATGATTCTGTCAGCGGTCATGTCTCTCGTGTTGTTCTCCAC
It encodes:
- the LOC114872677 gene encoding WW domain-binding protein 4 isoform X1, coding for MADYWKSQGRKFCDFCKCWIADNKPSIDFHEGGKKHKENVSKRLKEIHKNSAKQAKQNKKIENDIKKMENAAMAAYLKDVENNTRDMTADRIIKEKMNKTDKKDAANFNRASTANNQQFSQEIDPCDPILSRSTTTTHHTRHQQKSENKGQGKGKGGKGKGKGKKIVEEDRPTKPVHKLWYEAQSPEGYTYYWNIETNESVWEPPEEGYMTFAEQEEEAKEQAIQEELLKQLEIEEAVANAEILEEKRANAERERLKELRKASAVRACSVPTEDDQNAITTSATIEEESRPYRRDYSIPEKSHPYGPWRTVRKIETKPVDLQLPQQKQLQLPVFEKTEQPVSQRTFKEKTITQIDTGDSDEDRRPTTFKKRKIGNKSVRQRLDDD
- the LOC114872682 gene encoding protein-L-isoaspartate(D-aspartate) O-methyltransferase-like, yielding MAWHCSGTTNQEMVSKLKDAGILTTDRAEAAMLAVDRAKYCHEPDPYLDRPRNIGYNVTISAPHMHAYALSILSDQLFDGAKALDVGSGSGYLSACMGYMVGSRGHVIGIDHIPELIEMATKNVREDCTHFLKEGRVKFIVGDGRLGRAADGPYNAIHVGAAADVLPEQLIDQLAPGGRLICPVVTIEGFRRLQDLLQVDKNIDGTISKKKLMQVSYVPLTDPATQLLNDTKDLEKI
- the LOC114872677 gene encoding WW domain-binding protein 4 isoform X2, with translation MAAYLKDVENNTRDMTADRIIKEKMNKTDKKDAANFNRASTANNQQFSQEIDPCDPILSRSTTTTHHTRHQQKSENKGQGKGKGGKGKGKGKKIVEEDRPTKPVHKLWYEAQSPEGYTYYWNIETNESVWEPPEEGYMTFAEQEEEAKEQAIQEELLKQLEIEEAVANAEILEEKRANAERERLKELRKASAVRACSVPTEDDQNAITTSATIEEESRPYRRDYSIPEKSHPYGPWRTVRKIETKPVDLQLPQQKQLQLPVFEKTEQPVSQRTFKEKTITQIDTGDSDEDRRPTTFKKRKIGNKSVRQRLDDD
- the LOC114872676 gene encoding facilitated trehalose transporter Tret1-like, yielding MTEGKKGVVPGRFRQLFVALVANISTFSFGTMVGWMSPSIPQLQSDNPPVGNEPMTDEAASWLTGIMCLSAAFVSLIVGVIANRYGRKVAGCLMGLPLCSTWLCTIFASTHMHLFIARFFSGMSGGMALFLIPLYVSEIGSDEIRGMLGSLLVFLLNGGLLLGYILGAVLSYRVFTISMLVWPLLYILFFVFVPESPVYLLRRNRLDDAARSLSWLRGGDKLTAEREMVRLQLEAKERNVTGRSIKLSDLFRDRATTKGLLIVLGLFAGQQLAGIIAMISYTETIFRIAGSSLSPNGSAIIVGVIQVFGSCLSTAFMERIGRRPLFLTSAAGMGVCHFVIGIFCYLKTLEYDVASFSWIPVVALSVFMITYALGLGPGPYVIAADILSQDISSLVTTIGMFFAWSMAFIVAKLFPTCVSLLDVHGCFFLLATFCAATFVFIFTILPETKGQPRQLILDRLNGRVNKKQYVLSSNIIGKNMSPSESI